In Pseudomonas campi, the sequence ATACCCAGATTCAAAAAATGCTTCACACGCTAATTGAGGAAGCAGGATTAACGTCCCAAGTACGAAGGTGTGAGGGGATCGAGGGCGTAGGACCACTTACCGCCGCAGCCTTGGCAACCTCGTTTTCACGGGGTGATTTTAAAAGCAGCGATGCGTTTATCGCCTTCTTGGGGCTGGACTTGCGGGTAAGCGACTCTGGCCAGAAAACAGGGCGCCGACGCCTATCCAAACGAGGCGACTCTGAGCCGCGGCGGTTGCTGCACAACGCGTCCATGGCCGCGTCCCGCAGTGACATCTGGAAGCCTGTTTACGAGCGCTATTTGGCACGTGGCCTAAAGGCCACGCAGGTCTACGTGATCATGGCCAGAAAGATCGCACGGGTGGCATTCGCCTTGATGAAAAACCAAAGCGAATATCAGCCGGCAGGGATGGAAGGTGTTGCGTAGCAACATAGAATCTCCCACAAGTGGGAGAGGGGACTATCCGGGTTGCCAGAAAGTCATTCTCCCGTTGCATGGCCGCTGCATTTGCCGCAAGGAAAAACGCCGCTTTCCAGGAGGAGGAAAGCGGCGTTTTCCTTTAGTGAACAGCGGCTTTTTGCTTACTGGCGCACCAACCGCCGATTGTCCGGGCTGATCGGCCCCGTGCTGCGGTAGGGGTTGATATCCAGCCCGCCGCGCCGCACGTAGCGGGCATACACCGTCAGGCGCTGCGGCTGCAACACGCGCTGCAGGTCGAGGAACACCCGTTCCACGCACTGCTCGTGGAAGTCCTGGTGCTGGCGGAAGCTCACCACGTAGGCCAGCAGGCTGGCGGCATCCAGACGCGGGCCGCGGTACTCGACCACCAGGGTGCCCCAGTCGGGCTGGCCGGTGACCGGGCAGTTGGACTTGAGCAGGTGGCTATACAGGGTTTCCTCGACGATCTCGTCCGCAGCGCAGCGCAGCAGTTCGGGCCGCGGATGGGCGTAGTCGCTGACCGCAATCTCCAACTCATCGACGCAGCGCCCCGGCAACAGGGCCACGCCCTCGGCGGCCACCGCATCCAGACTGCGCACCCGCACCGCCACCGGCGCAGCAGCGCAGGCCGATAGGTCGCGCGCCAGTACTTGCTCGACCTCGGTCTGGCTGGCATAGACGCTCTGGTTCAGCGAATTGAGATAGAGCTTGAACGACTTGGACTCGATGATATTCGGCGAGTCGGCCGGGATGGCGAACTCGCCGATGGCCACCACTGGCTTGCCGGACGGCAGCAGCCAGGACAGTTCGTAGCAGTTCCAGTAGTCCACGCCCTGATAGGGCAAGGTGCTGGCCGTCAGCCCCAGTTCGGCCCACTTGGTGGCGCGCGGAATCGGGAACAGCAGCTCGGGGCTGTAGCTGGAAAGGTATTCGCTGGACTTGCCCAGCGGCGAGTGTTCGGCAGGATGCTGCATGGCGACGGCCTGGAAAGCGGAAAACGGCGGGCATTGTACCCCATGCCCAGAGCCCTCTCGTCACCCGTAGCCCGGATGCAATCCGGGAAGCAGGCCACTCCGCCCCGGATTGCATCCGGGCTACAGGCCGGCGGCCCCCTCGCCCGTTCACGGGAGAGCGCTGGGGAGAGGGTAAATTGCCCACCCCCCTCTCCCCCGGCCCCTCTCCCATAAATGGGAGAGGGGTGACTCACACCAGAACTTCAACGCCAGCACCCAAGCGCCCTCCTCGTCAGGCTCGCGTTCGGGGCGCAGTCTCCGTAAATCCGGGAAGCAGGCCACTCCGCCCCGGATTACATCCGGGCTACAGGCTGGCCGCCCCCTCTCCCGTTCACGGGAGAGGGCTGGGGAGAGGGGTGATTCACAACCAGAACTTCAGCCCCAGCACCCAGGCGCCCTCCTCGTCATGCTCGCCTTCGTCGCGCAGCCAGTCGCCCGTGCGGCCGTAGGTCTTCTCCCAGACATAGCCGACATAGGGCGAAAACTGCGGACTGACCCGGTAATTCAGGCGCAGCCCGGCCTCCAGGGTGCTGCCACCGGCGCCGACACCCAGGTCGCGGTCGTCGGCCAACGCCAGGTCGTATTCCAGCTTGGGTTCCAGCACCCAGCGCTGGCCCAGCAGCAGCTCATACTCGGCCTCGACGCGCAGCGACGGGTCGCCGCGTTCGCTGACGAACAGATTGGCGTCCAGCTCGATCCACTGGGGCGCCAGGCCTTTCATGCCGAGCACGGCATAGCTGCGCTGCGGTCCCGGCTGATCGTCATGGCGAACGCCGGCCTGCCAGTCGAAGAACTCGCTGGCCATGCGCCGATAGAGCAGCTGGGTCTCGCTGGACTCGGTCGGCCCGCCGTCAGCACGCTCACCGCTGCTTTTCAGTACTGCCTTGTGCAGGTCGTTGCCATAGGTCGCCTCCAGCTCCCAGGCCAGGGCCTGGTCGTCGCCATCGAAACGCTGTTCCAGGTGATCCACGGCCAGCTTGGCCACCGGCATGGCGTCCATGTGCGGTTCCATGGCCAGCGCCGGGGTGGCCAGCAGCAGCGCCGGCAGCAGATTAATGGTGCGCATGTTCGCTCTCCTTGGCCGCCGGCTGCTCGCTGTAGAACGGCTGAGTGCTGCCATCGGCCGCCTCGACCACGATCTTGCGGAACATACCGCTGCCCATGTGGTAGATCAGGTGGCAATGGAAGGCCCACTCGCCCATGGCATCGACCGGCACGTCCACTTCCAGGGTCTGCCCCGGCGCCACGTTGACTACGTGCTTGAGCGGGTTGAACTGGCCGTTGCCCTTGTCCAGCTGCATCCACATGCCGTGCAGGTGCATGGGGTGGTTCATCATGGTCTGGTTGACGAAGCGAAAGCGCACGCGCTCGCCGTACTTGAGGCGGATCGGCTCGGCCTCGGAGTATTTCACCCCGTTGAACGACCAGAAGTAGCGCTCCATGTTGCCCGTCAGCTGCAGCTCGATGGTGCGATCCGGGGCGCGATAGCCGGCGGCCGGGCGCATGGCCTTGAGGTCGCCGTAAACCAGCACCCGCCCGCCATCCACCGGTTCGGGGGCGATGCCGCTGCCGGCGGCGTAGTCCGGATTGTTCGCCTGGGCCATGGCCGCGTGATTCATCGCACCATGGTCCATGCCGGCCATCTGCGAATGATCCATCCCCGCCATCGCCGAGTGATCCACCCCGCTCATCTTCGAATGGTCCATACCTGCCATGGCCGAATGATCCATGCCGGCCATCTCGCCATCAGCCATCGCGCCGTGATCCATGCCGCCATGATCCATCCCGGCGTGGGCCATGCCCATGTCGGCCATGCTCAGCAGGCGCGGCGCCCGCAGCTCGGGCACCTCGCCCTGCATGCCGGCCCGCGGCGCCAGGGTGGCGCGGGCATAGCCGCGACGGTCCATGGATTCGGCGAACAGGGTGTAGGCCTTGTCTTCCTTGGGCTGGACGATCACGTCGTAGGTTTCCGCCACCGCGATGCGCAGCTGGTCGACAGTCACCGGTTGTACGTCGTTGCCGTCGGCCTGCACCACGGTCATGGCCAGGCCGGGGATGCGCAGGTCGAAGTAGCTCATGCCCGAGCCGTTGATGATGCGCAGGCGCACGCGCTCGCCCGGCTTGAACAGTGCGGTCCAGTTCTGCTCGGTGTCGCGGCCGTTGACCAGGAAGCGGAAGCCGCTGACATCGGCGATGTCGGTCTTGGCCATGCGCATGTTGCCCCAGTCCCAGCGATCCTTGAGCGCCGCGCTCCAGCCATCGCGTTTGGCGTCGCGCAGCAGGTCGCCGAGGGTCGGCTGCTGGTCGTTGTAGTAATCGGCCTGCTTCTTCAGGTTGGCCAGGGTGCGCTCCGGCTTCTCGTCCTGCCAGTCGAACAGCAGCACCGTGTATTCGCGGTCGTAGCGGTACGGCTGGCGGCCCTTGGGCTCGATGATCAGCGGCCCGTAGATGCCCTCCTGTTCCTGGAAGTCGGCATGGGCGTGGTACCAGTAGGTGCCGGACTGGTTGACCGTGAAGCGGTAGGTGAAGGTCTCGCCCGGCTGGATGCCGGGGAAGCTGATGCCCGGCACGCCGTCCTGGGTGTAGGGCAGCAGGATGCCGTGCCAGTGCAGCGCGCTCATGCGCTCCAGTTTGTTGGTGACGACGATTTCCACCGCCTCGCCTTCCTGAAAGCGCAGCTCCGGCGCCGGGCTCTGGCCGTTGACGGTCAGCGCCGGGCGCACGCCGTCGCTGAAGCGCACCTGGCCCTCGTCGATCACCAGTTCGTAGCGAGCGGCCTGGGCGGTCAGGCTCAGGCCCAGTAGCCCGACAGCCAGTAGCAGACGCTTCACGGCTTGACCTCGACGTTACCGACCATGCCCGCCTGGTAGTGGCCGGGGATATTGCAGGCGAACTCCAGGCCGGTGCTCTGGCTGAAGGTCCAGATCAGCTCGGCGCTCTGGCCCGGTTCGAGCATCACCGTATTCGGGTCGTCGTGGGCCATCTTGCCGTGTTGCATGCCGCTCATATCGTGCTGGCTGTGGTCCATCTTGCTCATGTCGTGCTGCATGCCGGTCGGAGTGAGCATGCCCATCTGCTGCATCATCAGCATGTGCTTCTGGTGCTCGGCGTGCATGGCCGCATCGCCCAGGCTGAATTCGTGCAGCAGCGCGCCCTCGTTCTTCAGCACGAAGCGCACGGTCTCGCCGGCCTTGACCTGCACGCTGCCCGGCTCGTAGTACATATCGCCGAGGACGATTTCCACGGTGCGGTCGACCTCGGCCGCTTTAGCCGGTTGGCCGAAACTGAAGTGACCCTGACCAGCCAGGGCAGGCAGGCTGAGGGCGCAGAGCAGCGGCAAAAGAATACGAGCGGACATGAGTGAGGCTCCATGGATGGACGATGCCCCACTCTAGGCGCCGGCAACTGGCGCTAAGCTGACGCGAAGATTACAACTTTGTCAGCTTTGCCCATTCCAGCCCTCGCCTGGCGTATAAAGCCGGCATCCACCGCGCACGAGCCCCAAGCTGCGAGCCCCGAATGAAACTGCTGATAGTCGAAGACGAACCCAAGACCGGCCAGTACCTGCGCCAGGGCCTCGCCGAGGCCGGTTTCAGCGTCGAACTGGCCACCGACGGCAGCAGCGGCGAACTGCTGGCGCTGTCCGGCGAGCATGACCTGCTGA encodes:
- the queF gene encoding NADPH-dependent 7-cyano-7-deazaguanine reductase QueF (Catalyzes the NADPH-dependent reduction of 7-cyano-7-deazaguanine (preQ0) to 7-aminomethyl-7-deazaguanine (preQ1) in queuosine biosynthesis), coding for MQHPAEHSPLGKSSEYLSSYSPELLFPIPRATKWAELGLTASTLPYQGVDYWNCYELSWLLPSGKPVVAIGEFAIPADSPNIIESKSFKLYLNSLNQSVYASQTEVEQVLARDLSACAAAPVAVRVRSLDAVAAEGVALLPGRCVDELEIAVSDYAHPRPELLRCAADEIVEETLYSHLLKSNCPVTGQPDWGTLVVEYRGPRLDAASLLAYVVSFRQHQDFHEQCVERVFLDLQRVLQPQRLTVYARYVRRGGLDINPYRSTGPISPDNRRLVRQ
- a CDS encoding copper resistance protein B, with amino-acid sequence MRTINLLPALLLATPALAMEPHMDAMPVAKLAVDHLEQRFDGDDQALAWELEATYGNDLHKAVLKSSGERADGGPTESSETQLLYRRMASEFFDWQAGVRHDDQPGPQRSYAVLGMKGLAPQWIELDANLFVSERGDPSLRVEAEYELLLGQRWVLEPKLEYDLALADDRDLGVGAGGSTLEAGLRLNYRVSPQFSPYVGYVWEKTYGRTGDWLRDEGEHDEEGAWVLGLKFWL
- a CDS encoding copper resistance system multicopper oxidase — encoded protein: MKRLLLAVGLLGLSLTAQAARYELVIDEGQVRFSDGVRPALTVNGQSPAPELRFQEGEAVEIVVTNKLERMSALHWHGILLPYTQDGVPGISFPGIQPGETFTYRFTVNQSGTYWYHAHADFQEQEGIYGPLIIEPKGRQPYRYDREYTVLLFDWQDEKPERTLANLKKQADYYNDQQPTLGDLLRDAKRDGWSAALKDRWDWGNMRMAKTDIADVSGFRFLVNGRDTEQNWTALFKPGERVRLRIINGSGMSYFDLRIPGLAMTVVQADGNDVQPVTVDQLRIAVAETYDVIVQPKEDKAYTLFAESMDRRGYARATLAPRAGMQGEVPELRAPRLLSMADMGMAHAGMDHGGMDHGAMADGEMAGMDHSAMAGMDHSKMSGVDHSAMAGMDHSQMAGMDHGAMNHAAMAQANNPDYAAGSGIAPEPVDGGRVLVYGDLKAMRPAAGYRAPDRTIELQLTGNMERYFWSFNGVKYSEAEPIRLKYGERVRFRFVNQTMMNHPMHLHGMWMQLDKGNGQFNPLKHVVNVAPGQTLEVDVPVDAMGEWAFHCHLIYHMGSGMFRKIVVEAADGSTQPFYSEQPAAKESEHAHH
- a CDS encoding cupredoxin domain-containing protein, translated to MSARILLPLLCALSLPALAGQGHFSFGQPAKAAEVDRTVEIVLGDMYYEPGSVQVKAGETVRFVLKNEGALLHEFSLGDAAMHAEHQKHMLMMQQMGMLTPTGMQHDMSKMDHSQHDMSGMQHGKMAHDDPNTVMLEPGQSAELIWTFSQSTGLEFACNIPGHYQAGMVGNVEVKP